The Candidatus Margulisiibacteriota bacterium DNA window CATAATCAATACCTTAAAAAAAAATGCGCCATCTATCATGCCGAACAATCCGTAATCCTCAAGGCATGCAAAAAACTGGATAACTGGCGCCTGGACGGCTGTGTTCTTTACAGCAGTCTGGAGCCCTGCCTGATGTGTACAGGAGCAATTATTCAATCTCGAATCGGCAGAATAATCTTTTCAGCTCTGGATGAAAAAGCCGGCTGCATCATTAGCCAGTATTCCATTATTCATGACAAGATACTAGCCACAAATACGCAATATGAATACTTACCCGATGACAGATCTGTGCGGTTATTAAAAAAATTTTTTAAAGAAAAAAGACGAATCTAATTAGGCATCATAGCCACGTTGATGATAATCTGCCCATAATTACTCTCAATAGGTACAACCAGCGCTTCTCCAACCTTCGCAGAATCGTAAATCTCCAGGTTTCTACCCGTAAACATGGTCGGGGCAGAAATATCAAGGTTTTTACCTGCATTGATCAAGATAGAAATTGCGCCACCACAGATCATATTGGCTATCTCGTTAATTGTGGAACTTACCAGATTATCAAAATGGTCCAATTTTTCACTGAGCATACCGCCAGCCAGATTTATCGCGGTTTGCTGGTCCATATCCAGCACTACTCTGCCCTCAACATCACCGGTTACACCGATAAGAGAAGCGCAACCGCGAGTAACAATGGGATTTTTCTGCTTGCCTAATGTGCCTCTGGTCATTTCGATATCAGGGATAATCTCTTTTAATACATTGGTTGTAGCAATA harbors:
- a CDS encoding nucleoside deaminase, coding for MQQSFLNIAYEEALKAYEKGEVPVGAVLVKNNRVIARGHNQYLKKKCAIYHAEQSVILKACKKLDNWRLDGCVLYSSLEPCLMCTGAIIQSRIGRIIFSALDEKAGCIISQYSIIHDKILATNTQYEYLPDDRSVRLLKKFFKEKRRI
- a CDS encoding chemotaxis protein CheX; this encodes MNVDFINPFIIATTNVLKEIIPDIEMTRGTLGKQKNPIVTRGCASLIGVTGDVEGRVVLDMDQQTAINLAGGMLSEKLDHFDNLVSSTINEIANMICGGAISILINAGKNLDISAPTMFTGRNLEIYDSAKVGEALVVPIESNYGQIIINVAMMPN